The Rhododendron vialii isolate Sample 1 chromosome 5a, ASM3025357v1 genome contains a region encoding:
- the LOC131326700 gene encoding lysine-specific histone demethylase 1 homolog 1, producing the protein METTTDSPPETSDQHLQNATSDSSSPDNHLSPPQPPPETPVFSEPPATDQPKKRRRRKKQFPEMISSSAAAINRIIRARERSTDDAVEIDDDAPSKNRRRRRRASDPDSGVDTEALIAISVGFPVDSLTEEEIEANVVSQIGGAEQRNYIVVRNHILARWRSNVSMWMTESHALESIRAEHRGLVDSAYRFLLHHGYINFGLAPPIVKEKASPPEGPCKGNIVIVGAGIAGLVAARQLIFLGFKVVVLEGRNRPGGRVKTKKMTGGGGAAAAADLGGSVLTGINGNPLGVLARQLGFPLHKVRDICPLYLPSGKTVNSETDSKVEVSFNKLLDRVCKLRQAMMEEVKSADVSLGTALEAFRRVYNVAEDPQERMLLNWHLANLEYANATLMSNLSMAFWDQDDPYEMGGDHCFIPGGNERFIRALAEDLPIFYNRRVESVRYGADGVLVYANGQGYRGDMVLCTVPLGVLKKGSIEFVPELPQRKKDAIERLGFGLLNKVAMLFPHDFWGGEIDTFGHLTEDSSMRGEFFLFYSYSSVSGGPLLVALVAGEAAIKFEKMSPVESVDRVLEILRGIFNPKGISVPNPLQAVCTRWGQDQYAYGSYSYVAIGAAGDDYDILAESMGNGRVFFAGEATNKQYPATMHGAFLSGMREAANILRVAKQRSLGPEVKPSNVIRESGDDVKLFETPDLKFGSFSVLFDPRSNDLESSSLLQVAFKGEKLDSGCLYLYGLIQRKQVVELSQVDGDVNRVKLLNGEFRVKLVGRESLCSAAESLIVCIRSVRSGLNRE; encoded by the coding sequence ATGGAAACGACGACGGATTCTCCCCCGGAAACTTCCGACCAACACCTCCAGAATGCCACCTCAGACTCCTCCTCCCCCGACAACCACCTCTCGCCGCCGCAGCCGCCGCCCGAAACCCCCGTCTTTTCCGAACCACCAGCCACCGACCAACCCAAGAAACGACGCCGCAGGAAGAAACAGTTCCCGGAGATGATCTCGTCCTCCGCCGCCGCCATTAACCGGATCATCCGCGCCCGCGAGAGATCCACGGACGACGCTGTTGAGATCGACGACGATGCCCCGTCAAaaaaccgccgccgccgccgtcgcGCCTCCGATCCCGACAGCGGAGTCGACACCGAGGCCCTCATCGCGATCTCCGTCGGGTTCCCTGTCGACTCCCTCACCGAGGAGGAGATCGAGGCCAACGTCGTCTCCCAGATCGGCGGCGCCGAGCAGCGCAACTACATCGTCGTGCGGAACCACATCCTTGCCCGCTGGCGGTCGAACGTGTCCATGTGGATGACGGAGAGCCACGCGCTCGAGTCGATCCGAGCTGAGCACCGAGGGCTAGTCGACTCAGCCTACCGGTTCCTCCTCCACCACGGCTACATCAACTTCGGCCTCGCCCCACCGATCGTGAAAGAGAAAGCGAGCCCGCCGGAGGGCCCATGCAAGGGTAATATCGTCATTGTCGGAGCCGGTATAGCCGGATTAGTCGCCGCTAGGCAACTGATATTTTTAGGGTTCAAGGTTGTGGTTTTGGAAGGCAGAAACAGGCCAGGTGGCAGGGTTAAGACGAAGAAGATGACAGGTGGCGGTGGAGCCGCGGCTGCCGCCGACTTAGGCGGCAGCGTTCTTACCGGAATCAACGGCAACCCGCTCGGTGTCCTCGCAAGGCAACTAGGGTTTCCGCTTCACAAGGTGAGGGATATATGCCCGTTGTATTTACCTAGTGGGAAAACAGTGAATTCGGAGACCGATTCGAAAGTTGAGGTTTCGTTTAATAAGTTGTTAGATAGGGTTTGTAAGCTTAGGCAAGCGATGATGGAGGAGGTTAAGTCGGCAGATGTTAGCTTAGGGACCGCGTTAGAAGCCTTTCGTCGTGTTTATAATGTCGCGGAGGATCCCCAAGAGCGAATGCTCTTGAATTGGCACCTCGCGAATTTAGAATACGCGAATGCTACGTTGATGTCGAATTTGTCGATGGCGTTTTGGGATCAAGATGATCCGTATGAGATGGGGGGTGATCATTGTTTCATTCCCGGAGGGAACGAGAGGTTTATTAGGGCATTGGCGGAGGACCTACCGATTTTTTACAACCGGAGAGTGGAGAGCGTTAGGTATGGAGCTGATGGTGTTTTGGTCTATGCTAATGGGCAAGGGTATAGAGGAGACATGGTTCTTTGTACAGTTCCGTTAGGTGTGCTTAAAAAAGGATCGATTGAGTTTGTACCGGAACTcccacaaagaaagaaagatgctATTGAgaggttagggtttgggttgcTAAATAAGGTGGCTATGTTGTTTCCTCATGACTTTTGGGGTGGGGAGATTGATACGTTTGGACATTTGACGGAAGACTCTTCTATGAGGGGcgaattctttttattttacagTTATTCTTCAGTATCGGGTGGTCCGCTTCTTGTTGCTCTTGTTGCCGGAGAGGCTGCCATTAAATTCGAAAAGATGTCCCCAGTGGAATCTGTTGATAGGGTTTTGGAAATATTGAGGGGTATATTTAACCCGAAAGGGATTTCTGTTCCCAATCCACTTCAGGCGGTTTGTACCCGTTGGGGACAAGACCAATATGCTTATGGGTCCTATTCGTATGTTGCAATTGGTGCTGCAGGTGATGATTATGATATACTTGCTGAAAGTATGGGAAATGGGAGAGTGTTTTTTGCTGGAGAAGCGACTAACAAGCAGTATCCAGCAACGATGCACGGAGCTTTTCTCAGTGGGATGAGAGAGGCGGCTAATATATTGAGAGTCGCCAAGCAGAGGTCATTAGGTCCGGAAGTAAAACCAAGCAATGTTATTAGGGAAAGTGGCGATGATGTTAAATTGTTTGAGACCCCGGACCTTAAATTTGGTAGCTTCTCTGTCTTGTTCGATCCTAGGTCTAATGATCTCGAATCTAGTTCCTTGTTACAAGTTGCATTCAAAGGTGAGAAACTGGATTCAGGTTGTTTGTATCTTTATGGATTGATTCAAAGGAAGCAGGTTGTCGAACTCAGTCAGGTGGATGGAGATGTTAACCGGGTGAAACTTTTGAATGGTGAGTTTCGGGTGAAATTGGTAGGGAGAGAGAGTCTGTGTAGTGCTGCGGAATCTCTTATTGTTTGCATTAGATCGGTTAGATCTGGCTTAAATCGAGAATAA